One Rosa chinensis cultivar Old Blush chromosome 5, RchiOBHm-V2, whole genome shotgun sequence genomic region harbors:
- the LOC112165243 gene encoding uncharacterized protein LOC112165243 — protein MENKDQYQQSPEPKYECLLFDIDDTLYPLSSGISVQITKNIQEYMLHKLGMEESTVPELCLSLYKDYGTTMAGLKAQGYNFEYDDFHSFVHGRLPYDLLRPDHVLRGLLLSLPVRKVIFTNSDKNHAPTVLKRLGIEDCFESIICFETLNPTNSADDSAGAEETEFVQQPNTDAVIPRSPVVCKPFENAFEEAFKIANINPQRTLFFDDSIRNLQTAKQVGLQTVWVGASHRTKDVDHALESIHNMREALPELWAEQSENVRYSREVAIETPVEA, from the exons ATGGAAAATAAGGATCAATACCAACAATCCCCGGAACCAAAATACGAGTGCCTTCTATTTG ATATAGATGACACCCTCTATCCCCTGAGTTCCGGCATTTCAGTACAAATCACCAAGAATATTCAAG AATATATGCTTCATAAGCTTGGGATGGAAGAAAGTACAGTTCCTGAATTGTGTCTTTCGTTGTACAAGGATTATGGGACGACAATGGCCGGTCTTAAG GCTCAAGGCTATAACTTTGAGTATGATGACTTCCACAG TTTTGTTCATGGGAGGTTGCCCTACGATTTGCTTAGGCCTGACCATGTTCTGAGGGGTCTTTTACTTAGTCTGCCTGTTCGGAAAGTA ATCTTTACGAATTCAGATAAGAATCATGCCCCTACAGTGCTCAAAAGGCTTGGAATAGAGGACTGTTTTGAGTCAATCATATGCTTTGAGACTCTGAATCCCACCAACAGTGCTGATGATTCTGCTGGTGCAGAAGAAACTGAATTTGTGCAACAACCAAATACCGATGCTGTAATTCCAAGGAGCCCAGTTGTCTGCAAACCATTTGAAAATGCCTTTGAAGAAGCTTTTAAGATAGCAAACATCAACCCTCAAAGAACG TTATTCTTTGACGATAGCATTCGTAATTTGCAAACTGCAAAACAAGTGGGTCTGCAAACAGTATGG GTTGGCGCCTCCCACCGAACCAAAGATGTGGATCATGCACTGGAGAGCATCCACAATATGAGGGAGGCATTGCCAGAACTCTGGGCCGAGCAGTCTG